A genomic segment from Glycine soja cultivar W05 chromosome 18, ASM419377v2, whole genome shotgun sequence encodes:
- the LOC114395579 gene encoding probable inactive dual specificity protein phosphatase-like At4g18593 isoform X1 gives MDIDVLSSLFTCVFRAGGSSQTETTTKPQLIYRCKKCRRIVASEENIVSHERGKGESSFKWKKRSSESWEMEKQSVDCTSVFVEPMKWMQAVQEGHVEEKLLCMGCNARLGYFNWAGMQCSCGAWVNPAFQLHKSKLDECNM, from the exons ATGGATATAGATGTTTTATCTTCATTGTTCACTTGTGTGTTTAGAG CTGGTGGTAGCTCTCAGACGGAAACAACAACCAAACCTCAACTTATATACCGGTGTAAGAAATGCAGAAGAATTGTTGCTTCAGAGGAAAACATAGTTTCCCACGAGCGCGGGAAAGGAGAATCAAGCTTCAAGTGGAAAAAGAGAAGCAGTGAATCCTGGGAAATGGAAAAGCAATCAGTTGATTGCACCTCAGTATTTGTTGAGCCCATGAAATGGATGCAAGCAG TACAAGAAGGTCATGTGGAGGAGAAACTTCTCTGTATGGGTTGTAATGCTCGTTTGGGTTACTTCAACTGGGCCGGTATGCAGTGCAGCTGTGGAGCCTGGGTTAACCCTGCATTTCAGCTGCATAAAAGCAAATTAGATGAGTGCAATATGTAA
- the LOC114395579 gene encoding probable inactive dual specificity protein phosphatase-like At4g18593 isoform X3: MAEAGGSSQTETTTKPQLIYRCKKCRRIVASEENIVSHERGKGESSFKWKKRSSESWEMEKQSVDCTSVFVEPMKWMQAVQEGHVEEKLLCMGCNARLGYFNWAGMQCSCGAWVNPAFQLHKSKLDECNM, encoded by the exons ATGGCTGAAGCTGGTGGTAGCTCTCAGACGGAAACAACAACCAAACCTCAACTTATATACCGGTGTAAGAAATGCAGAAGAATTGTTGCTTCAGAGGAAAACATAGTTTCCCACGAGCGCGGGAAAGGAGAATCAAGCTTCAAGTGGAAAAAGAGAAGCAGTGAATCCTGGGAAATGGAAAAGCAATCAGTTGATTGCACCTCAGTATTTGTTGAGCCCATGAAATGGATGCAAGCAG TACAAGAAGGTCATGTGGAGGAGAAACTTCTCTGTATGGGTTGTAATGCTCGTTTGGGTTACTTCAACTGGGCCGGTATGCAGTGCAGCTGTGGAGCCTGGGTTAACCCTGCATTTCAGCTGCATAAAAGCAAATTAGATGAGTGCAATATGTAA
- the LOC114395579 gene encoding probable inactive dual specificity protein phosphatase-like At4g18593 isoform X2 has protein sequence MKAFIAGGSSQTETTTKPQLIYRCKKCRRIVASEENIVSHERGKGESSFKWKKRSSESWEMEKQSVDCTSVFVEPMKWMQAVQEGHVEEKLLCMGCNARLGYFNWAGMQCSCGAWVNPAFQLHKSKLDECNM, from the exons ATGAAAGCTTTCATTG CTGGTGGTAGCTCTCAGACGGAAACAACAACCAAACCTCAACTTATATACCGGTGTAAGAAATGCAGAAGAATTGTTGCTTCAGAGGAAAACATAGTTTCCCACGAGCGCGGGAAAGGAGAATCAAGCTTCAAGTGGAAAAAGAGAAGCAGTGAATCCTGGGAAATGGAAAAGCAATCAGTTGATTGCACCTCAGTATTTGTTGAGCCCATGAAATGGATGCAAGCAG TACAAGAAGGTCATGTGGAGGAGAAACTTCTCTGTATGGGTTGTAATGCTCGTTTGGGTTACTTCAACTGGGCCGGTATGCAGTGCAGCTGTGGAGCCTGGGTTAACCCTGCATTTCAGCTGCATAAAAGCAAATTAGATGAGTGCAATATGTAA